attcatagaactattacttttattttccaCATTATTATTCTCATCATCATGATTAATActattatgtttattttcCTCTACTTTTTCTTCATTACTTTTTATATCCTACTGCTTGAATTAATCTGAAAATATGTCCATACAATCTATAGTTATATGCAAACACCATACGAGTTGATTGACTAATGGGCCTAAGAAAATCATCAtctaaatatttttgtattgATGCCTTTAACTGTAGATATACATTATCCAAACCTTCTTTTGCAACACCAAGTGTGTGATTCCATATATTTCTAAGATCTTCTTTTGGAGGGCATTCTTTTAATGAATTTAAAACATCAAATAATTCCTTTTCTGTTAAATTCTTTGacatatcattataatttattttatttgtagaactattactttttttttccacATTATTATTCTCATCATCATGATTAATACTATGTTTATTTTCCTCTACATTTTGTTCATtacttttaatatttccattagattttgttttattttcatcttcatttttaacTTTCAAATTCTTTTTCCATTGTGAATCGTTACTTTCTTTTTCTGCTTCACCTAAATTTCGTTCATATACATTTCTAATATTAACAATTTGTAAGCCTTTGTTCTCTAAAGATGTctacataaaaaaaaaattataaaacatatattttatagtaaattcatttatataaaaaaaaaataattaattataataataaata
The nucleotide sequence above comes from Plasmodium gaboni strain SY75 chromosome Unknown, whole genome shotgun sequence. Encoded proteins:
- a CDS encoding exported protein (PHISTa) gives rise to the protein MESKKNCIIFSLYSDNKNQKGTLRYISFKLICLSLYVIGFYYVFLNTSLENKGLQIVNIRNVYERNLGEAEKESNDSQWKKNLKVKNEDENKTKSNGNIKSNEQNVEENKHSINHDDENNNVEKKSNSSTNKINYNDMSKNLTEKELFDVLNSLKECPPKEDLRNIWNHTLGVAKEGLDNVYLQLKASIQKYLDDDFLRPISQSTRMVFAYNYRLYGHIFRLIQAVGYKK